The DNA segment TTTGCCGAAACCGCGGTAGTCGTACATCAGCACATTGTAGCCGCCCTCCACCAGCCACATGGTGAAGCCGAGGTGATGGCCGACCGACCCGGCATTGCCGTGGGAGAATACGATGGTGCCTTTCGGCCGTTTCCCGCGGGCAGGCATGAACCAACCGTGGAGGGCGGTGCCGTCGGCGGAGTCGAAGCGGACGTCCTCGTATTTGAAGCCCCATTTCTCCGGCGTGGCGGGCTCGTCATGGGTGGGCAGGTAGAACAGATGGTTGCCGCCTTTCTTGCCGAGGAGGGAGGTGGCGAGCTTCGAGAGCTGGCTGTCGGGCTTGTCGAGAGCCTTCCGGATCTCCTCCGCGGAGTCCAGCGGCTGCGGCGGAGCCTGGCCTTCCGCCATGCCGGGAAGCAGCAGGCCGGTCGCAAGAACCCATCGTTTCATGATGGAAAATCGACACCGGTTCCGCGATTTGTCGAGGAAAACCCTCACTCCGCGTCCTGCTGGGACTGCTCCATCAGTGACTTGAAGCGGGCGGCCATTTCCTTCAGGCGTGCGGGTTCGGAGGCGGCGAGGTCCTTTTTCTCGGAGGGATCCGCCGCCAGGTCGTAGAGTTCCTCGCGCGCTTTTTTCCCGCCGCGTTTCACATACTTCCAGTCTCCCTGCCGCAGGGCGCCGTCCGGTGCGGAGGCGCGCATCATCACCTCCCTCCGGATCGGTTCCGCAGGGGGCTTGCCGAGGAGGAGGGGGGAGAGGTCCAGGCTGTCAGGGGCGGCACCCGGAGGGAGGTCCGCACCGGCGAGCGGAGCGAGGGTGGCGGGCATATCGTTGAGGGCCAGCAACGCATCGGACACGGTGCCTGCCGGGATCCTGCCGGGCCATGAGGCGATGAAGGGGGTGCGGACGCCGCCTTCGTGGATCATCCATTTCCCACCGCGCAGGTGGGCGTTGGGGCGGTGGCCTTCCCCCGTGGTTTCGAACTGGGAACCATTGTCGGAGGCGAAGATGACGAGCGTGTTCTCCCGCTGCCCGGACTTCTCCAGCGCCGCCAGCAGCAGCCCGATGTGATGGTCAAGCTGGTGGACGTAGTCACCGTAGTCCCCGGCCTTGGTTTTGCCACGGAATCCTTCCCCGACCGCGAGGGGGATGTGTGGTACATAGGGGGCGAAGTAGAGGAAGAACGGTTCCTTTCCGCCCGCCCGGCGGCCGATGAAGTCGATGGCCTGGCCGGAGGCGCGCGGTAGCAGGTCTTCCAGATTGAGCGCGGGCAGATCCGTGTAACCGGGCATCTCCAGCGGCTTGTAGAGTTCATGGTGGATGCGGGCGGAAGGCTGCCTGCCGTCCACCATCAGCAGCTCGCTGGAGCAGATCATGCCGCGCCATTCGTCGAAGCCCCGGTCCATCGGACCTTCCATGATGGGACGCTTCAGGTCGATGTTGGTGCCCTTGCCCTTGAAGTCGCCGCGGCCCACGGGCGGCTTTCCGTCCGTCGTGGGATACTCCGCGCCCAGATGCCATTTGCCGAATCCGCCGGTGGCATAGCCGGCTTTCTTCAGCATGCCGGGCAGGGAGAGCTGGTCTTTTTCAATCATCGGGCGGTCCCAGTTCCCCAGCACGCCGCGCTTTTTCCAACTGCGCCAAGGATAACTTCCTGTCATGAGGGCGTAGCGGCTGGGTGAGCAGACGGAGACCGGACAGTAGGCGTTGGTGAACCGCATGCCGGAGGCGGCCAGCTTGTCGAGGTTCGGCGTGGGGATTTTGGAATCCGCGGCGTAGCAGCCTGCGTCCCCCCAGCCGAGATCGTCCGCCAGGATGATGACAATGTTCGGCCGGGGAGCGTCCGCCGCCATCAGGCGGCATGCCAGGAGAAGCCAGAGCGGCAACCATTTCATCCCGTCACCTTGCAGGGCATCGCACGGGAACGGAACGAAAAAAACCGGACGGCTGCCCGTCCGGCTTTTCCCACGAAACCATGGAAGATGCGGTCTTCCAGAGATGATCTTAGAAACTGAAGCGGAGACCGGCGGAATAGAGCACCTGGTCCTTGACGATGTTGTCGCTGGAGCTGTCCAGTTCATAGGTGATGCCTCCGAACGGCTGCACGTAGTCGAACGCGGTGACGAACAAGTTGATGCCCGCAGTGGCCACGTCCACGGCACCGAGAACGTCGTCATTGTCCACACCGAGGCTGTAGCCGAGGTGCGGGTTCAGCTCGATCCAGGCAAAGGGCGCCCAGCGGAGGCCCACATGGAGGTCGACGTTGCCCAGGTTCTGGTCGCCGAGGTTGCCGAAGTCCAGGTCGGTGTACTTGTAGCCGATGCCGTAGTAGACATCCAGAGTGTCAGCCAGCGGAAGGGCGCCGCCGAAGCCTGCCTCAAGACGCCACAGGTCGGCGTCGAAGTTGACGCCACCGAGCGTCTCGGTGCGGATTTCGCCGTTCTCATAGCGGACATAGCCGAAGAAGTTCTCAGTGAACTCGAAGCGGGCGTTCACGAAGAAGCCTTCGGTGTCGAGCTCATCGTCCAGAGCGAACAAGGTCGCATATTCCCTGGGGAGGTCCGCTTTGCCGTTGAGGTAGCCGATGTCGATGTTCGTGTAGTTGAACTCGGTGGCCATCGCGGAGGTGGTCATCAGGGAGGCGAGCAAGAATGCTTTCTTCATGTACAGTCGGGTCTTTGGATGGGGGTTGGAAATCCCACGGCAACGGGCGGCGGGAGGATTCGGATCTTACCCTGCATCTAACAGATATGTCCAACATCTATTCGATCATAAATTGCTCATTTTACGTCACTTGTCGCTCTCATGACTAAAAATTTCACGAGAGCGTCGCAAGGTTTTTTGAGATTCTCCCCAGTATGATGCTTCACCGCCCGGCTTTGCGGATCTTCCCGTCCTTGCCGACGATGGTGAAGGATCCTCCGGTGCGTTTGGCGAGATCGGCCATGGGTTCTTCCGCGCCGGGTTCCATCATGGCGACGGTGTTGATGGTCACCTTGCGCGCCTTTGCCTTCGCGGCGATGCCGCGGGTGAGCCGCATCATGTCCCGCTGCTCCATCACGCCGTCAGTCATGAAGAAGACGACGTCCGGCGGTGGGTTCATGGCGATGGCCATTTCCAGCGGTCCTTCCCAGTCGGTGCCACCGATGGTCTTCACGTCATCCACCAGCGACAGGGTGCGTTTCACCTCGGAAGGCTTCGCATCCAGCCAGGGAACGTCCATCATGGGGCCGCGGTGGGTCCATTCCCACATGCTCTTGGAATCCCACTGGTACGTTTTGCCGCGTGACGTGACGGTCCCGCCGCTCACCTCATCCCCCGGCAGCCAGACGGGGCCGGAGAAGCAGATGACGGAGTAGCGGGTGGTGGTGGGGAGTGCCTTGAGGGCCTTGGTGAGTTCGGAACGCATCAGTGCATCCTTCTCACCCGCCATGGTGACGGAGAAGTCGAGCACGTAGGCGATGCGGGATGCCGGGCGCAGGTTGTCGATGGTGAAGATGACAGGGCCGGCGCCACCACCGGCCACCTGCATGCCACCGTCACCGCCGAGGGTGCCGGAGAGGTTGCCTCCCGGCTCTATCCCTCCGCCGGAAGCGAAGCTGATGGAGCCGAGCGCGCTCAGTCCGGCCATGGTCTCCGGTTCCGGCAAAGTGAAAGAGGTCGCGGCGCCCACGGCTGCAACGCGGGAAAGGTCCGGACGGGCGAGTGCCTCCCGCTGCTTGCGGGCGGCTGTCTTTTCGCCCGCTGGCGGCCCGCCTGGATTTCCAAAGCGGACGTCGGCCCTGGTTTCCTGCTCCGGAATCACCTGGAGAATCCACACCACGCCGACGGCGAGCAAGGCGCCATGGATGGCGATGGAGGTGATGAGAGATCCTCCTCCAAGTCTGGAGCGGAGGGATTCGCGGGCGGGTTCCGGATGATCGGGGTTTTCCTGTGTCATGGGTTTTGGGGTTCCAGTCAGCAACGGCCAAGGGGGGATTATCTTAGGGTCGCAACCTTTCATCCCGGCCGGTGGATCCGCGGTGACCGGAGCGCCCGGATTTTTTTGAGGAATTTTGTCCGATTTTTCGTCCGCTTGTTCTATTTCCATAGACTCGGCATGTTCCCATGCCCGAATCATAAACCCCCGCCTTCCGATGATCCCCAAAACCCCGCTATCCCTCATCGTCCCGTGCCTTCTCGCCGCCGCATCATGCGCATCCGCGACGGTTGTCTTTCCGTTCGACAACTCCGGCGGCGGCTACCGGGCCGCCAGCTCCATCGGTTGGAACACGTATCATCTCAATGGAACGACCGTCACGGACCTCACCAACACGGCGCCGAACGGAGACACGGGCAGCGTCAATCAGATCGGAATCGGGAATTCCAACGGGGTGGGTGGCACGTTGAGTTACCTTTTCTCGATCAGCGATGGCACCAACCAGCGGTTTGCCGCCGTGGAGTCCGTCTCCCTGCCGGCCACCACCAGCGTGACCTGGCAGATGGGAAACAACTCCAACTCAACCACGGTGAGTTTGATCGTCCAGTCGGCCGGAACCTGGTATGCCACCCAGTCGGCCTATTCGACGGCCGTCACCAGCCTGGCCCAGTTCCAGGGGACGGGGGGATCCGCGACACCCATCAGCGTGGATTTCAGCACGGCCACATGGTTTTCCTATGATCTGGACACGATGGTCGTGGGATCGACGGGAGTGGCCCTGCCCTCCGGTGATCTCACCGGCGTGGGGTTCCACATATTCAACGCGGCGGACAATGCCGTCACCCGACTGGACAACCTCACCATCATACCGGAGCCATCGGTCGCCTTGTTGGGAGCTTTTGCGGGACTTGGCCTGGCGGTCCGCCGCCGCCGCTGAATACCATGGGAAGATTGACTTCCTCCATGGCGGGCGGTTGATGGAGGCATGCTGAAAAGCCTGCACATCCGTGGCTACCGCTCGCTGCGGGACTTCCGCCTGAGGCTGGGACGCTGCGCTTTTTTGCCTATCCGGCGCGCTGCTGACGGAGGAGCTGCCGCTATTTCTGGTGCTCAATCAACCGGAGACGAGCCTGCATGAAGCGACAGGGCGCAGAGTATGGGCGCTTGCGGATTAAATTACTAAATTGCCTAATTTAATAATTTAATGGTTGACGGATGGTCGATCCGTCGCTTTGTTTGCGCCGTCGCCCGGTTCACCGCAGTGACGCACCCCAACCGCCACGTTCAATGAAACGCTCCTTCAAGTCCGACCACTCCACGCCCTCCGCAGCGGCCTGGATGTGTCGATGTGCTTGAAGCCGGGTCCGCGGCACCTTCGCCGCCCGCCCATCCCTTTTCCCGAGGAACTTTTCCTCACACCCGTTTTCCGGGGATTCCATGGTTAGTCAGCGTGATTGGAGATCCGCCCCGGTGACCCCGGGGCGGATCCTCCAACAAAGCCGGAACCCACCTCTGTTTCCTGAACCTTTTTAATCCTGTTTTATGAACCTTCCCTCTTTCCAATTCCTCCAACTTACCGAGTCCTCCGTCACCACCATTTCTTCACCGAAGCTCGACCTGATTGCGCGGACGTGGGAGCACATCGCCAGCCGCTACCTCCGCCGTCTGGAGTCCAACCGCATCCTCGCCGGGCGCGTCCGCTCGATCCGTCTGCTGGCGGTACATGACGCGATCCACGCGGTGATCGATCCGGGAAATGGCCACATCTACAAGAGTCCGTCCGAGGGCTACACCACGGAGGCGGCGTTCGCGGCGGCGGTCCGTGCGTCCCATGACGTGCTTGTGTCCGTGTTTGGTGATGCGGCCAGCATCAGCGACCTCGGCCACCTGCTGGAGGAAAG comes from the Luteolibacter sp. SL250 genome and includes:
- a CDS encoding arylsulfatase, which codes for MKWLPLWLLLACRLMAADAPRPNIVIILADDLGWGDAGCYAADSKIPTPNLDKLAASGMRFTNAYCPVSVCSPSRYALMTGSYPWRSWKKRGVLGNWDRPMIEKDQLSLPGMLKKAGYATGGFGKWHLGAEYPTTDGKPPVGRGDFKGKGTNIDLKRPIMEGPMDRGFDEWRGMICSSELLMVDGRQPSARIHHELYKPLEMPGYTDLPALNLEDLLPRASGQAIDFIGRRAGGKEPFFLYFAPYVPHIPLAVGEGFRGKTKAGDYGDYVHQLDHHIGLLLAALEKSGQRENTLVIFASDNGSQFETTGEGHRPNAHLRGGKWMIHEGGVRTPFIASWPGRIPAGTVSDALLALNDMPATLAPLAGADLPPGAAPDSLDLSPLLLGKPPAEPIRREVMMRASAPDGALRQGDWKYVKRGGKKAREELYDLAADPSEKKDLAASEPARLKEMAARFKSLMEQSQQDAE